The DNA sequence AGGCCGCCGCGTGGTCGAGCGCCGTCTTTGCCTTTTCGGCCCGGGCGACCTCAAGTTCAATTCCATAGGTTACCGGCCGTGCTCCTTTGGCGCGTAAATCTTCGGCCATTTGCCTTAAAGCCGCCCCTTCGCCCGCGCAGGGGTCAAACAGGTTTACTATACTGCCGGGTTCTACAGCCAGACGGCTGCAAACCAGCTCCATCTGACGCGGCGGCGTGGGGTAGTAGCCTCCCTTGGCTTCTGATGCGAATCGGGCCATTAACGCGCCTCCCCGCTCAGGATTTTGCTTGACGGTGTGGGCTCCCAATACATGTCGCGCTTTACGCGCAAACCGGAGGGGCCGCGCAACCCTTGAAGCTCATCTAAGCTAAAACTGCCGAATTCTTTCTTGAAGCCGTCAACAAGACCGAAGAATAGTCTTTCCTCGGGATCGTATTCTGTCGCGTACCATGTCCAACTTGTCCAGGGAGCGAAGAACTTGGCTATTGCCAGAGGGTCGCTTTGGTTTTTGGTTGCGCCCAACGGCGGCAACATTTTTTCCAGTTTTTTTGTTAATAGCTTCACTTTCATTGCTCCTTTCGGCGGGTTTTGTTTTAAACGCCCGCATTAATTTTTGTTGCTAAAAAAACAAAAACCCCATCTTGAACTGGGGTTTTTGTTTCGACTACCATTTTAATTTGTCTCCAGGACTATGTTTCC is a window from the Dehalococcoidia bacterium genome containing:
- a CDS encoding DUF2958 domain-containing protein codes for the protein MKLLTKKLEKMLPPLGATKNQSDPLAIAKFFAPWTSWTWYATEYDPEERLFFGLVDGFKKEFGSFSLDELQGLRGPSGLRVKRDMYWEPTPSSKILSGEAR